One part of the Coffea eugenioides isolate CCC68of chromosome 10, Ceug_1.0, whole genome shotgun sequence genome encodes these proteins:
- the LOC113749010 gene encoding RNA-binding protein 2-like codes for MGDPYWNRQSGMQPPAAGGGMLKRHRSDYDVPPSRMTLGHEMHNYLAPDDDRGGPRIVKDTKTLGSAYDRYLQNSQLSLNSGEGNNYGGAALRAVGSGMPTLPIRDPVSSGRPGTGGPELAPSSRRVGYSGQLPVEEIPRTRETLPLPPDASSTLYIEGLPPDSTKREVAHIFRPFVGYKEVRLVTKESKHRGGDPLILCFVDFADPACAATALSALQGYKMDEHDPDSSYLRLQFSRFPGPRSGPGFRGKR; via the exons ATGGGGGATCCCTATTGGAATAGGCAAAGTGGGATGCAACCACCAGCAGCCGGAGGAGGAATGCTTAAACGTCACCGTTCCGATTACG ATGTTCCGCCATCTCGGATGACATTAGGACATGAGATGCATAACTATTTAGCTCCTGATGATGACCGAGGTGGACCTCGAATAGTAAAGGATACAAAAACCCTTGGATCAGCATATGACCGATATCTACAGAATTCG CAACTTTCTCTTAATTCTGGAGAAGGTAATAACTATGGTGGAGCAGCTTTGAGAGCAGTTGGTAGTGGTATGCCTACACTTCCAATACGTGACCCTGTTTCATCTGGTCGTCCTGGGACTGGTGGTCCTGAACTCGCACCAAGCAGCAGAAGGGTGGGGTATAGTGGTCAACTCCCTGTGGAGGAAATACCCAGGACTCGTGaaactcttcctcttcctccagATGCTTCAAGCACATTGTATATTGAAGGACTTCCTCCTGACAGCACGAAACGAGAAGTAGCTC ATATTTTCCGTCCTTTTGTAGGTTATAAAGAAGTAAGACTTGTTACCAAGGAATCCAAACAT CGCGGTGGAGATCCTCTAATTCtgtgttttgttgattttgcTGACCCTGCATGTGCTGCTACTGCATTGAGTGCCCTGCAAG GTTATAAGATGGATGAACATGACCCAGACTCTTCCTACTTGCGGCTGCAATTCTCAAGGTTCCCAGGTCCAAGGTCTGGCCCTGGATTTCGTGGGAAGAGATAG
- the LOC113750683 gene encoding uncharacterized protein LOC113750683, with the protein MAVLREDDDEDGFLSHLASRQEAKQMKGMFAAYERASGQAINYEKSAVFFSANTNKELRKDICAELGNMKEAASGKYLGLPMLIGRSKQQVFGYIKHKVQGKLQGRKRNLLSHAGKEILIKSVAMALPTYTMSCFKLPKVLCKDISKMIATFWWGGGENERKMHWTSWNKMSQVKGKRGLGFRDLEKFNEALLAKQLWRILTNPDLLMSKDNWIQGIEDGWIKTRRDPRCTLRKVDELIADGDWNQEILNRLFIAEDVQKIKAIPLSITGCQDRLYWRYTKAGVFTVKSAYDVAMEIRQRQHMERLKGDSGSTSYDQQNSKI; encoded by the exons ATGGCAGTTCTTAGGgaggatgatgatgaagatgggTTTCTGTCCCACTTGG CTAGCAGACAGGAAGCTAAACAAATGAAAGGGATGTTTGCTGCTTACGAAAGAGCTTCAGGCCAGGCCATCAACTATGAGAAGTCTGCAGTTTTCTTTAGTGCAAACACAAACAAAGAGCTGAGAAAGGACATATGTGCTGAGCTGGGAAATATGAAGGAGGCTGCAAGTGGAAAATACCTAGGACTACCTATGCTGATAGGTAGATCAAAGCAACAGGTATTCGGCTATATTAAGCACAAGGTGCAAGGCAAGCTACAAGGGCGGAAAAGGAACTTGTTAAGTCACGCAGGAAAGGAGATTCTGATCAAGTCTGTGGCAATGGCACTTCCCACGTATACCATGTCATGTTTCAAGCTTCCAAAAGTGCTGTGTAAGGATATAAGTAAGATGATAGCTACATTCTGGTGGGGAGGTGGAGAGAATGAGAGGAAAATGCATTGGACTAGCTGGAACAAGATGTCGCAGGTAAAGGGTAAGAGGGGACTGGGATTTAGAGATTTAGAAAAGTTCAATGAAGCACTTTTAGCTAAGCAACTGTGGAGAATACTCACCAATCCAGATTTGCTTATGAGTAAG GATAATTGGATACAAGGGATTGAGGATGGATGGATTAAAACTAGAAGAGATCCACGGTGCACACTAAGGAAAGTAGATGAACTGATAGCAGATGGAGATTGGAACCAGGAAATACTGAATCGCTTGTTTATAGCAGAGGATGTCCAAAAGATCAAGGCTATTCCACTCAGTATAACAGGCTGCCAGGATAGATTGTATTGGCGATACACCAAAGCAGGTGTGTTTACGGTGAAATCTGCCTATGATGTGGCAATGGAAATAAGGCAGCGCCAGCACATGGAAAGGCTGAAGGGAGATAGTGGAAGCACGAGCTATGATCAACAGAACTCAAAAATCTAG
- the LOC113750681 gene encoding extensin-1-like gives MASLFTTLLVVLVSLNLPAQTYCACGKEGETTANKDCLPSPLPIPPHHYKSSPPKPYLYKSPPPPSPVHKYPPPPKSPYKSSPPKPYLYKSPPPPAPVHKSPPPKPYLYKSPPPPPPVHKSPPPPKSPHKSPPPKPYLYKSPPPPPPIHKSPSPPKSPYKSPPPKPYLYKSPPPPPPVYKSPAPPKSPHKSPPPKPYLHKSPPPPPPVHKSPPSPKSPYKHNSPPPPSPNRPYKNKSPPPPPHNIPYKYKSPPPPVYKSPPSTPPIYESPPPPPKSPYVYKSPPPPPPMKPYKYTSPPPPKSPYTYTSPPPPHHY, from the coding sequence ATGGCCTCTCTCTTTACCACTCTTCTAGTGGTACTAGTGTCCCTTAACTTGCCAGCCCAAACCTACTGTGCCTGTGGAAAAGAAGGAGAAACCACAGCAAACAAGGATTGCTTACCTTCTCCACTACCTATTCCTCCACATCATTACAAGTCTTCACCACCGAAACCTTATTTGTACAAGTCTCCTCCACCACCATCTCCTGTTCACAAGTATCCTCCTCCACCTAAGAGTCCGTACAAGTCTTCTCCACCGAAACCTTACTTGTACAAGTCTCCTCCACCACCAGCACCTGTTCACAAGTCTCCACCACCGAAACCTTATTTATACAAGtctcctccaccaccacctcctGTTCACAAGTCTCCACCTCCACCCAAGAGTCCACACAAGTCTCCGCCACCGAAACCTTACTTGTACAAGtctcctccaccaccacctcctATTCACAAGTCTCCATCTCCACCTAAGAGTCCGTACAAGTCTCCACCACCAAAACCTTATTTATACAAGTCTCCTCCACCACCACCCCCTGTTTATAAGTCTCCAGCTCCACCCAAGAGTCCACACAAGTCTCCGCCACCGAAACCTTATTTACACAAGtctcctccaccaccacctcctGTTCACAAATCCCCACCTTCACCTAAGAGTCCATACAAGCACAATTCTCCACCACCACCTTCACCTAACAGACCCTACAAAAACAAGtctcctccaccaccaccacatAATATACCCTACAAGTACAAGTCACCCCCACCACCAGTGTACAAATCACCACCATCAACGCCTCCCATCTATGAgtctccaccaccaccaccgaAGAGTCCCTATGTTTACAAGtccccaccaccaccaccaccaatgAAACCCTACAAGTACACCTCCCCACCACCACCAAAGAGTCCCTACACGTACACTTCTCCCCCTCCTCCTCATCACTACTGA